A region from the Streptomyces tsukubensis genome encodes:
- a CDS encoding cupin domain-containing protein, with the protein MSSEPIPLSKALASFDALWSPRIVTRVNDYDVRIAKVEGEHIWHVHDDTDEFFLVLDGELHISLREPDGERTVLLPEGAVFTVPRGTEHKPYAPSGAAILMFEPTGTPTVGDRHDEIPEHVDSTTGHELST; encoded by the coding sequence ATGAGCAGCGAACCCATCCCCCTCAGCAAGGCTCTGGCCTCCTTCGATGCCCTGTGGAGCCCCCGCATCGTCACGCGCGTCAACGACTACGACGTCCGCATCGCCAAGGTCGAGGGCGAACACATCTGGCACGTCCACGACGACACCGACGAGTTCTTCCTGGTACTCGACGGCGAGCTGCACATCTCCCTGCGCGAGCCCGACGGGGAGCGCACGGTCCTGCTCCCGGAGGGGGCGGTCTTCACCGTCCCCCGAGGCACAGAGCACAAGCCGTACGCTCCGTCCGGCGCCGCAATCCTCATGTTCGAGCCCACCGGGACACCGACCGTGGGCGATCGCCACGACGAGATCCCGGAGCACGTCGACTCAACAACCGGACACGAACTCAGCACCTGA
- a CDS encoding GlxA family transcriptional regulator: MAKESSHAAHATGVHRVVVIVDENSNPFELGCATEVFGLRRPEIGRDLYDFRLCSPEPRTLMRDGFFTLTGVADLEAADAADTLIVPNRPDIEVPRRPAVLDAVRRAHARGARLVGFCSGAFTLAEAGVLDGRRATAHWQWADSFRARFPSVQLEADVLFVDDGDILTAAGSAAALDLGLHVVRRDYGAEVANSVSRRLVFAAHRDGGQRQFVERPMPDLPDESLAPVLAWAQERLDSPLTVSGLAARAAVSPATLHRRFQAQLGTTPLAWLTGERLALACRLIERGESRFEVVARRSGLGTAANLRTLMRRATGITPSAYKRRFGPEAN, encoded by the coding sequence ATGGCGAAAGAATCCTCGCACGCAGCTCACGCGACGGGCGTACACCGGGTCGTCGTGATCGTGGACGAGAACTCGAACCCCTTCGAGCTCGGCTGCGCGACCGAGGTCTTCGGTCTGCGCAGACCGGAGATCGGCCGTGATCTCTACGACTTCAGGCTCTGCTCCCCCGAGCCCCGCACTCTGATGCGAGACGGATTCTTCACGCTCACGGGAGTCGCCGACCTGGAAGCGGCCGACGCGGCGGACACTTTGATCGTCCCCAACCGCCCGGACATCGAAGTGCCCCGCCGTCCCGCCGTGCTCGATGCCGTCCGCCGAGCACACGCCCGAGGTGCGCGCCTGGTCGGCTTCTGCAGCGGCGCCTTCACACTGGCCGAGGCCGGAGTCCTCGATGGGCGCCGGGCCACCGCGCACTGGCAGTGGGCGGATTCCTTCCGGGCCCGCTTCCCGTCTGTCCAGCTCGAAGCAGACGTGCTGTTCGTGGATGACGGTGACATCCTCACCGCGGCAGGCAGCGCAGCTGCGCTCGATCTTGGGTTGCATGTGGTCCGCCGCGACTACGGTGCGGAGGTCGCCAACTCTGTGAGCCGGCGGCTGGTCTTCGCGGCACACCGGGACGGTGGGCAGCGGCAGTTCGTGGAGCGTCCCATGCCCGACCTGCCGGACGAGTCCTTGGCGCCTGTCCTGGCCTGGGCTCAGGAACGGTTGGACTCACCGCTCACTGTGTCTGGCCTTGCGGCGCGTGCGGCGGTCAGTCCGGCGACTCTCCATCGCCGCTTCCAGGCGCAACTGGGCACGACGCCGCTGGCGTGGCTGACGGGGGAACGGCTTGCTCTGGCGTGCCGGTTGATCGAGCGAGGTGAGTCCCGGTTCGAGGTGGTCGCGCGACGCAGCGGGCTTGGCACCGCTGCCAATCTGCGCACGCTGATGCGCCGCGCGACCGGCATCACACCGTCGGCATACAAGCGCCGGTTCGGGCCGGAGGCGAACTGA
- the pruA gene encoding L-glutamate gamma-semialdehyde dehydrogenase: protein MDAVTQVPAPVNEPVHSYAPGSPERARLEAKLKELAENPVELPMTIGGERRMGGGERVDVVQPHNHRAVIGTFAGATEQDARDAVDAALAAAPAWRAMSFDDRAAIILRAAELLAGPWRETLAASTMLGQSKTAQQAEIDTPCELVDFWRFNVAYARDLLAEQPPANSPGVWNRLDHRPLEGFVYAITPFNFTAIAGNLPTAPALMGNVVVWKPSPTQTHSAVLLMQLLEEAGLPKGVINLVTGDGIAVSEVALNHPALAGIHFTGSTRTFQHLWKTVGGNIEKYRSYPRIVGETGGKDFVVAHPSADRAVLKTALTRGAFEFQGQKCSATSRAYLPASIWNSGFKEEFAAEVDGIAMGDVTDLSHFVGAVIDDRAFAKNKAAIDRAKADPTCEIVAGGTYDDSVGYFVRPTVILCTDPGNEVFTDEYFGPILAVYVYEDESPEGYDAMLDQMESVSAYALTGSVIANDRAAAAHTMEKLRYAAGNFYINDKSTGAVVGQQPFGGGRASGTNDKAGAPQNLMRWTLTRAIKETLVAPTEYGYPHMG, encoded by the coding sequence ATGGACGCTGTCACCCAGGTCCCCGCACCGGTCAACGAGCCGGTCCACTCCTACGCGCCCGGCAGCCCGGAGCGCGCCCGCCTGGAGGCGAAGCTCAAGGAGCTGGCCGAGAACCCCGTCGAGCTGCCGATGACCATCGGCGGTGAGCGCCGGATGGGCGGCGGCGAGCGGGTCGACGTCGTGCAGCCGCACAACCACCGGGCCGTCATCGGCACCTTCGCCGGGGCCACCGAGCAGGACGCCCGGGACGCGGTCGACGCGGCCCTGGCCGCCGCTCCGGCCTGGCGCGCGATGTCCTTCGACGACCGCGCCGCGATCATCCTGCGCGCGGCCGAGCTGCTGGCCGGCCCCTGGCGCGAGACGCTGGCCGCCTCCACCATGCTGGGCCAGTCCAAGACCGCCCAGCAGGCGGAGATCGACACGCCGTGCGAGCTGGTCGACTTCTGGCGGTTCAATGTCGCCTACGCCCGTGACCTGCTCGCCGAGCAGCCCCCGGCGAACTCCCCGGGCGTCTGGAACCGGCTGGACCACCGTCCGCTGGAGGGCTTTGTCTACGCGATCACGCCCTTCAACTTCACCGCCATCGCGGGCAACCTGCCCACCGCCCCCGCCCTGATGGGCAATGTGGTGGTCTGGAAGCCGTCCCCGACCCAGACCCACTCCGCCGTGCTGCTGATGCAGCTGCTGGAGGAGGCCGGGCTGCCGAAGGGCGTCATCAACCTGGTCACCGGTGACGGCATCGCCGTCTCCGAGGTGGCGCTCAACCACCCCGCGCTGGCCGGTATCCACTTCACCGGCTCGACCCGCACCTTCCAGCACCTGTGGAAGACGGTCGGCGGCAACATCGAGAAGTACCGCTCCTACCCGCGGATCGTCGGTGAGACGGGCGGCAAGGACTTCGTCGTCGCCCACCCGAGCGCCGACCGCGCGGTGCTGAAGACCGCGCTGACCCGTGGGGCCTTCGAGTTCCAGGGCCAGAAGTGCTCCGCCACCTCCCGCGCCTACCTCCCGGCGTCGATCTGGAACTCCGGCTTCAAGGAGGAGTTCGCGGCCGAGGTCGACGGGATCGCCATGGGCGACGTCACCGACCTGTCGCACTTCGTCGGCGCCGTGATCGACGACCGTGCCTTCGCGAAGAACAAGGCCGCGATCGACCGGGCCAAGGCCGACCCGACCTGCGAGATCGTCGCGGGTGGCACGTACGACGACTCCGTCGGCTACTTCGTCCGCCCGACCGTGATCCTCTGCACCGACCCGGGCAACGAGGTCTTCACGGACGAGTACTTCGGCCCGATCCTCGCGGTGTACGTCTACGAGGACGAGTCGCCCGAGGGCTACGACGCGATGCTGGACCAGATGGAGTCGGTGTCCGCGTACGCCCTGACCGGCTCGGTCATCGCGAACGACCGCGCCGCCGCCGCGCACACGATGGAGAAGCTGCGGTACGCCGCGGGCAACTTCTACATCAACGACAAGTCGACCGGTGCCGTCGTCGGCCAGCAGCCCTTCGGCGGCGGCCGTGCCTCGGGCACCAACGACAAGGCGGGCGCGCCGCAGAACCTGATGCGCTGGACGCTGACCCGCGCCATCAAGGAGACGCTGGTGGCGCCGACCGAGTACGGCTACCCGCACATGGGCTGA